One segment of Scomber scombrus chromosome 3, fScoSco1.1, whole genome shotgun sequence DNA contains the following:
- the esyt1b gene encoding extended synaptotagmin-1 — protein MASEDNTMQSDKTESSGPKGSSSLSTGETEKTDLSHSELETTQQPKGINAVAVLWTFGKCLGALLPVYLAGYYRVSTSLLVFGMMVYTGWKHAREAKEARLKSAIQLLSNEQEYTSMTGSKIKRDLPAWINFPDVEKVEWLNKVLQQVWPFVGQYLEKLLVETIAPSIRASSSHLQTLSFTKVDMGDKAMKVVGIKAHTENDKGQVLLDLYISYVGNVEINVEVKRYFCKAGVKGIQLHGMMRVILEPLIGDVPIVGAVSMFFIRRPKLDINWTGMTNLLDIPGLNVMSDSMIMDAIASFLVLPNRLVVPLVPGLHVAQLRCPLPRGVVRIHLLEAQSLAAKDNYVKGVMAGLSDPYAILRVGPQTFTSKHIDNTDSPKWGEMYEVIVHEVPGQELEVEVYDKDTDQDDFLGRTKLDLGIVKKSIAVDDWFTLKDTQSGRAHLKLEWLALLQSTDRLEHIIKRNESVTSKNADLPSSAILVVYLDKAEALPMKKGNKEPNPMVQLSVQDITRESKTCYTTINPEWEEAFTFFIHDPRKQDIDIQVKDADRVQTLGSLTIPLARLLSNSNLSLDQWFQLDNSGTASRIYINTVLRVLWLDEENISADVSSNLEAGRSKQLPQQSSPHPSFATEGLLRIHLLSGQNLVPKDNLMGGMLKGKSDPFVKINIGGETFTSHVIKSNLNPTWNEMYEVILTQLPGQDLQMEVLDKDMDMKDDFMGRLKISLKDIIDSQYTDQWYTLNDVKSGRVHLALEWVQTASESDRLDQVLQFYSKQSYQNKAVSSAGLLFVYIERADGLPVKKSGKEPKVGAEITLGNLSRKTTVCDRTTSPQWNEAFCFLVRDPREDILVIKLSHSWALPIGSLVVPIRELLSEPELVLDQWFHLDGASPESQILLRADLKMLIPSKCPGATDKVKVKSASDPIPERQQHEAEPMLRSSSVDAPPVETLVSPVTLDEAADVQEVEADVIEEKVEESPSLAIAQPPHTSPDISFASEGLLKIILMEAQNLVAKDNLMGGMVKGKSDPYAKINVGEVSFKSNVVKENLNPVWNEMYQVVLRPQSGQEMQVELYDKDMDKDDFLGRYKISVADIIQSQYIDQWFTLNDVKSGRVRLILEWVPTVSHNDTLDHVMQLQSLQSYNNKTVPSAALLFVYVDRAHSLPFKKSGKEPKAGAELVFGNTTYRTKVCDRSRSPQWNEAFYFLVRDPAEEMLIVKLSSAWDQPMGSLVVPVRELLSEPQLVLDQWMPLDGALPESEILLRTELKILSSRMTEAPQPSVTGSKKEKTVATSEQTFKAVSDEEKSSEEQSVESVAASSQLKHSEAAATDTVAARERTEPAEPAAIHTKPADIHIEPADIQTAPDIVPAVTMVEEPTGENPPESDPAAIGDFEPQQKQTKGSVVDNLAHATVSGLPAETLQPEIGEVLPPHTSPSQDFGTEGVLRIHLLEAQSLVAKDNLMGGMVKGKSDPYVKINIEGASFKSHVIKENLNPTWNEMYEVVLSGHGDQEIQFEAFDKDLDSDDFLGRFSIKLNEVIRAQYTDQWYTLKDIKSGRVHLILEWVPAISHSVRLDQVLQLQSLQSYQNKAVPSAALLFVHVERAHSLPLKKSGKEPKAGAELVLGETSHKTKLCDRSTSPQWSESFYFLVRDPKHQMLVVKLSSGWDQPMGSLVVSAKELLTEPQLVLDQWFDLDGASPESQILLRAELRILDTKMVEMISSGRLPCAASESGNGQVKLSLSYDSKERKFIVIVHACRGLLSQSKDGADSYVSLMLLPDKSKATKRKTAVKKRDHSPDFNERFEYDLPVEEMRLRRLSVSVKNNSASFRSRDVIGQVQIELAEVDLISGVTKWFSLTDEVE, from the exons ATGGCTTCAGAAGATAACACAATGCAAAGTGACAAAACCGAGTCAAGTGGACCGAAGGGCTCCTCGAGTCTGAGCACAGGCGAAACCGAGAAGACCGACCTGAGCCACTCCGAGCTAGAAACTACCCAACAACCCAAGGGGATAAATGCAGTCGCGGTGCTCTGGACGTTTGGGAAATGTCTGGGTGCCTTGCTTCCCGTCTACCTGGCTGGTTACTACCGTGTCAGTACCAGCCTATTGGTGTTCGGGATGATGGTCTACACGGGATGGAAACATGCCCGAGAAGCAAAGGAGGCACGACTGAAGTCAGCCATTCAGCTGCTCAGCAACGAGCAGGAGTACACGTCCATGACAGGGTCCAAAATCAAACGAGACCTCCCTGCATGG ATAAACTTTCCAGATGTTGAGAAGGTTGAATGGCTGAATAAG GTGCTGCAGCAGGTGTGGCCCTTTGTTGGCCAGTACCTTGAGAAGCTGCTGGTGGAAACCATCGCTCCATCTATCCGAGCATCAAGCTCCCACCTCCAGACCCTCAGCTTCACCAAAGTGGACATGGGAGACAAG GCCATGAAGGTTGTAGGGATCAAGGCACACACAGAGAATGACAAGGGACAAGTCCTGCTAGATCTGTATATCAG cTATGTGGGCAATGTGGAGATCAACGTTGAGGTGAAAAGATACTTCTGCAAAGCCGGAGTCAAAGGAATACAG CTACATGGGATGATGCGAGTGATTCTGGAGCCTCTGATTGGAGATGTGCCCATAGTGGGTGCTGTTAGCATGTTTTTCATCCGACGACCC AAACTAGATATCAACTGGACCGGAATGACTAATTTGTTGGATATCCCTGGACTGAA TGTTATGTCTGACAGCATGATTATGGATGCCATTGCCTCTTTCTTGGTGCTGCCCAACCGCCTAGTTGTCCCCCTGGTTCCAGGTCTGCATGTGGCCCAACTTCGCTGTCCTTTGCCCAGG GGTGTGGTACGCATCCACCTTCTAGAGGCACAGAGTCTAGCAGCAAAGGACAACTATGTGAAAGGTGTTATGGCTGGCTTGTCTGACCCTTATGCCATATTGAGGGTGGGTCCTCAGACCTTTACCTCCAAACACATTGACAACACAGACTCACCTAAGTGGGGAGAGATGTATGAG GTTATAGTCCATGAAGTGCCTGGTCAGGAATTGGAGGTGGAGGTATATGACAAAGACACAGACCAGGATGATTTCCTGGGCAG GACCAAACTGGATTTGGGCATTGTGAAGAAATCCATAGCTGTCGATGAT TGGTTCACTTTGAAAGACACTCAGTCAGGACGGGCTCATCTCAAACTGGAGTGGTTGGCCTTGCTGCAGAGCACTGATCGACTAGAGCAC ATCATAAAGAGGAATGAAAGTGTGACTAGCAAGAATGCTGATCTACCCTCTTCAGCCATCTTGGTTGTATATCTGGACAAGGCTGAGGCTCTTCCT ATGAAGAAGGGAAATAAAGAGCCCAATCCCATGGTGCAGTTGTCTGTGCAGGACATCACAAGAGAGAGCAAG ACATGTTACACAACCATCAATCCAGAGTGGGAAGAAGCTTTTACCTTCTTTATCCATGATCCACGCAAACAGGACATAGACATTCAG GTGAAGGATGCCGACCGTGTGCAGACGTTGGGCAGTCTGACTATTCCTTTGGCCCGTCTGCTGTCCAATTCTAACCTTTCTCTGGACCAGTGGTTCCAGTTGGACAACTCTGGAACAGCCAGTCGCATCTATATCAACACAGTGCTCAGG GTCCTGTGGTTAGATGAGGAAAATATTTCAGCTGACGTGTCATCTAATCTGGAGGCTGGACGGTCCAAACAGCTGCCCCAGCAATCCTCCCCTCATCCTAGCTTCGCCACAGAG ggATTGCTCAGAATCCACCTATTGTCAGGGCAAAATCTTGTTCCTAAAGACAACCTTATGGGGGGCATGTTGAAAGGCAAGAGTGACCCCTTTGTCAAGATCAACATCGGGGGTGAAACATTCACAAGTCATGTTATTAAGAGTAATCTTAACCCCACCTGGAATGAGATGTATGAG GTAATTCTAACACAGTTACCTGGCCAGGACCTGCAAATGGAGGTTCTTGATAAAGATATGGACATGAAGGATGATTTCATGGGCAG GCTGAAGATCAGTCTTAAGGACATCATTGATTCCCAGTACACTGATCAG TGGTACACTCTCAATGATGTGAAATCTGGTCGAGTTCACTTGGCACTGGAATGGGTTCAAACAGCTTCAGAGTCAGACAGATTGGACCAG GTTCTTCAGTTCTACTCCAAACAGTCCTACCAGAACAAGGCAGTTTCCTCAGCAGGCCTACTGTTTGTCTATATCGAGCGGGCTGATGGGTTACCA GTGAAGAAGAGTGGAAAAGAGCCAAAAGTGGGAGCAGAGATCACTCTTGGAAACTTGTCCCGAAAAACTACA GTGTGTGATCGCACAACATCACCTCAGTGGAACGAGGCATTCTGCTTCCTGGTTCGTGACCCCAGAGAGGATATTCTTGTCATTAAG TTATCCCATAGCTGGGCCTTGCCCATTGGTTCCTTGGTGGTTCCTATCAGAGAGCTGCTCTCTGAACCAGAGCTGGTCTTGGATCAGTGGTTCCATCTGGATGGAGCCTCACCTGAGAGTCAGATTCTTCTGAGGGCTGACCTCAAG ATGCTGATCCCTAGCAAATGTCCTGGTGCCACTGATAAGGTGAAAGTCAAATCAGCATCAGACCCTATCCCTGAGCGGCAACAACATGAGGCAGAGCCAATGCTGAG ATCAAGTTCAGTGGACGCTCCTCCTGTGGAGACTCTTGTCTCTCCAGTGACGTTGGATGAAGCTGCTGATGTACAGGAAGTGGAAGCTGATGTGATTGAAGAGAAGGTGGAAGAATCACCAAGCCTAGCCATAGCACAGCCTCCGCATACTTCCCCAGACATCAGCTTTGCCAGTGAA GGGCTGCTGAAAATCATCCTGATGGAGGCTCAGAATCTGGTTGCCAAAGATAACCTGATGGGCGGTATGGTGAAGGGCAAGAGTGACCCCtatgccaaaataaatgttggagAGGTCTCATTTAAGAGCAACGTGGTCAAAGAGAATCTCAACCCTGTCTGGAATGAGATGTATCAG GTAGTGCTGAGGCCTCAGTCAGGACAGGAGATGCAAGTAGAGCTGTATGATAAAGACATGGACAAGGATGACTTCCTGGGCAG ATACAAAATCAGTGTGGCAGACATTATCCAGTCCCAGTATATAGACCAG TGGTTCACACTGAATGATGTGAAGTCTGGTCGTGTTCGTCTGATACTGGAGTGGGTCCCGACAGTGTCCCATAATGACACACTGGACCAC GTGATGCAGCTGCAGTCTCTTCAGTCTTACAACAACAAGACCGTTCCCTCTGCAGCCCTGCTCTTTGTTTATGTGGACAGAGCACACTCATTGCCT TTTAAGAAAAGTGGAAAGGAGCCAAAGGCTGGGGCAGAGCTGGTCTTTGGTAACACAACCTACAGAACCAAG GTGTGTGATCGCTCTAGATCGCCTCAGTGGAACGAGGCCTTCTATTTCTTGGTGCGCGACCCTGCTGAGGAGATGCTCATTGTGAAG TTGTCCAGTGCATGGGACCAGCCGATGGGATCTTTGGTGGTTCCTGTGAGAGAGTTGCTGTCAGAACCACAGCTAGTCCTGGACCAGTGGATGCCTCTGGATGGAGCCTTACCTGAGAGTGAGATCCTACTGAGGACTGAACTCAAG ATCCTGAGCTCAAGGATGACTGAAGCACCACAGCCTTCTGTGACTGGttcaaagaaagagaagacagtCGCCACCAGTGAACAAACATTCAAAGCAGTTAGTGATGAGGAAAAAAGCTCTGAGGAACAATCTGTTGA GTCTGTTGCAGCATCCAGCCAGCTGAAACACTccgaagcagcagcaacagacaCTGTGGCCGCCAGAGAAAGGACGGAACCTGCCGAACCAGCTGCCATTCACACCAAACCAGCTGACATTCACATCGAACCAGCTGACATTCAGACTGCACCTGATATAGTCCCTGCTGTTACA ATGGTAGAGGAGCCAACAGGAGAGAATCCCCCAGAGTCAGACCCAGCAGCTATAGGGGACTTTGAGCCGCAGCAAAAGCAAACAAAGGG tTCTGTTGTAGACAACCTTGCCCATGCTACAGTGAGTGGTCTTCCTGCCGAAACCCTGCAGCCTGAAATTGGTGAAGTTCTTCCACCACACACTAGCCCCAGCCAGGACTTTGGCACTGAG GGGGTGCTGAGGATTCATCTACTGGAGGCCCAGAGTCTGGTTGCAAAGGATAACCTGATGGGAGGCATGGTGAAGGGAAAGAGTGACCCTTATGTCAAGATCAACATTGAGGGGGCTTCATTCAAGAGTCACGTTATCAAGGAAAATCTCAACCCGACATGGAATGAGATGTATGAG GTGGTTTTGAGTGGGCACGGTGACCAGGAGATCCAGTTTGAAGCATTCGATAAGGATTTAGATTCTGATGACTTCCTAGGCAG ATTCAGTATTAAGCTAAATGAGGTCATCAGAGCCCAGTACACAGATCAG TGGTACACTCTGAAAGATATCAAGTCTGGGCGGGTTCACTTGATACTGGAATGGGTTCCTGCTATTTCTCATTCAGTCAGACTTGACCAG GTACTGCAGCTTCAATCTCTCCAGTCTTATCAGAACAAAGCTGTTccctctgcagctctgctctttGTCCATGTGGAGAGAGCACACTCATTGCCT ttGAAGAAGAGCGGAAAGGAACCCAAAGCAGGAGCTGAGCTTGTTCTTGGTGAAACAAGCCACAAAACCAAA CTTTGTGACCGTAGCACCAGTCCGCAGTGGAGTGAGTCCTTCTATTTCCTGGTCCGTGACCCTAAACACCAGATGCTTGTGGTGAAG TTGTCCAGTGGATGGGATCAGCCAATGGGATCTCTGGTGGTGTCTGCCAAGGAGCTGCTCACAGAGCCACAGCTGGTCCTGGACCAGTGGTTTGATCTGGATGGAGCGTCACCTGAGAGTCAGATCCTGCTAAGGGCTGAACTCAGG ATtcttgacaccaaaatggtggAGATGATCAGTTCAGGGAGACTGCCTTGTGCTGCCTCTGAATCTGGAAATGGGCAGGTGAAGTTGTCTCTCTCATATGACTCAAAGGAGAGGAAGTTCATTGTCATCGTCCATGCCTGCAG AGGTCTGTTGTCTCAAAGTAAGGACGGCGCAGACAGCTATGTCTCCCTCATGCTGCTGCCAGACAAAAGCAAGGCCACCAAAAGGAAGACAGCTGTGAAGAAACGAGACCACAGCCCAGATTTTAATGAGAG gttTGAGTATGATCTGCCTGTGGAGGAGATGAGATTAAGACGCCTCAGTGTATCCGTGAAGAATAACTCAGCCTCGTTTAGGAGCCGTGATGTCATTGGACAG GTGCAGATCGAGTTGGCTGAGGTTGACCTGATATCTGGGGTCACTAAATG
- the zc3h10 gene encoding zinc finger CCCH domain-containing protein 10, which translates to MPDREGSYLSGGGGSGGSLSEEGGAGSGLAGCSAEGRGGPGGGVGGNVSGSGGMGGGGALGNGNSCGNGGGSGQGSGLALDGVCRDFIRNVCKRGKRCRFRHPDFNEVPDLGVQKNEFIFCHDHQNKECMRSNCRFVHGSKEDEDYYKKTGELPLRLRGKVAARLGLSPMDLPHSRGEVPICRDFLKGECQRGNKCKFRHVQKDYEYEPSRVGVGGVIGPSASGMVNAVGGIGGVGGGACGGMPGLVGGGGGSNMMGTGCPSLGGCRDPGISGVGGVGGGGMAGCLSLGSSGQRRYERTPCSVYDPLLESGLFDAGSLEATMDHTALQLKRRRLEGLRLADASTGGHYELGVQATFPPRPLEYRFLEEENSLLRKRVEELKKQVSNLIATNEVLLEQNAQFRSQAKVMTLSSTPAPSEQSLAPPVGAVSSYNHSIAQTHTTLSSAGLQPRPVIQQDLVASTGAPSAPQSNAAPPTAPPPHLNPEITPLSAALAQTIAQGMPPPVSMAPVAVSVAPVAVSMTQPMPGITMSHATTPMVSYPIASQSMRITTLPH; encoded by the exons ATGCCTGACCGGGAGGGTTCCTACCTGTCAGGTGGTGGTGGAAGTGGTGGTAGTCtgagtgaggaaggaggagcTGGGTCTGGTTTGGCAGGGTGCTCTGCAGAGGGCAGAGGGGGTCCAGGAGGAGGTGTTGGGGGCAACGTCTCTGGCTCTGGGGGTATGGGGGGAGGAGGGGCACTCGGAAACGGCAACAGCTGTGGGAATGGTGGAGGCAGTGGGCAAGGTTCAGGTCTGGCATTGGACGGGGTCTGCAGGGACTTCATACGCAATGTGTGTAAGAGGGGTAAGCGCTGCCGCTTTAGACACCCAGACTTTAATGAGGTGCCAGACTTGGGAGTGCAGAAGAATGAATTCATCTTCTGTCATGACCATCAGAATAAAGAGTGTATGCGCTCCAACTGTCGATTTGTCCATGGATCTAAAGAGGATGAGGACTATTACAAGAAAACAGGTGAGCTACCCCTCAGACTAAGAGGGAAAGTTGCAGCACGACTGGGCTTGTCCCCTATGGATCTCCCCCATAGCCGAGGGGAGGTCCCTATCTGCAGAGACTTCCTGAAGGGAGAGTGCCAGAGGGGGAATAAGTGTAAATTTCGCCATGTCCAAAAAGACTACGAATATGAACCTTCCAGGGTTGGAGTGGGTGGTGTTATAGGGCCAAGTGCCAGTGGAATGGTAAATGCAGTGGGAGGCATAGGTGGTGTAGGAGGAGGTGCCTGTGGAGGAATGCCAGGACTtgtgggaggtggaggtggaagtAATATGATGGGGACGGGCTGCCCCAGCTTGGGTGGTTGCAGAGATCCTGGTATCTCAGGAGTTGGGGGAGTAGGTGGAGGAGGAATGGCTGGTTGTTTGTCCTTAGGTTCTTCGGGACAGCGACGCTATGAAAGGACCCCATGCTCTGTATATGACCCTTTGCTTGAAAGTGGGCTGTTTGATGCTGGGTCACTCGAGGCCACTATGGACCACACTGCTCTACAGCTGAAGAGACGGAGGCTGGAGGGGCTGCGACTGGCAGATGCGAGTACAGGTGGACACTATGAGTTAGGAGTCCAGGCCACCTTTCCGCCTCGTCCTCTTGAGTACAGGTTCCTGGAGGAAGAAAACTCCCTGCTGAGGAAGAGGGTGGAAGAGTTGAAGAAACAG GTTTCAAATCTCATTGCTACAAATGAGGTTCTCCTGGAGCAGAACGCCCAGTTCCGAAGCCAGGCCAAGGTGATGACGCTGTCCTCTACCCCTGCCCCCTCTGAGCAGTCTCTGGCACCCCCTGTGGGTGCAGTCAGTTCCTACAATCACAGCATCGCCCAGACTCACACCACCCTAAGCAGTGCTGGACTGCAGCCTCGACCTGTCATCCAGCAGGACCTGGTGGCATCCACTGGTGCCCCTTCAGCGCCCCAAAGCAATGCTGCCCCACCGACAGCCCCTCCGCCCCACCTGAACCCTGAGATCACCCCTCTTTCAGCTGCCCTTGCACAGACAATTGCTCAAGGGATGCCGCCTCCTGTTTCTATGGCACCGGTGGCCGTCTCCGTGGCACCAGTGGCAGTGTCCATGACGCAGCCTATGCCTGGTATCACCATGAGTCATGCCACCACCCCCATGGTGTCATACCCCATTGCAAGTCAAAGCATGAGGATCACCACTCTGCCTCATTAA
- the LOC133978107 gene encoding dnaJ homolog subfamily B member 9-like, whose amino-acid sequence MEGQGVIYWIQSFVVLLLLSEALSAASATSTTYYDTLNVEPTATDGQIKKAFRKLAIKYHPDKNKSVDAEKTFREITEAYTVLSKKEKRKLYDSLGHDTFLKNEASDDTEDEPEPSFHFSFADMFHDFDGSPFGEDAHFQWSFPQDWEDEEDSYERYNFEGPGHHFHFGDMNENEEGYHN is encoded by the exons ATGGAAGGGCAAGGTGTTATCTACTGGATACAATCCTTCGTGGTCCTGCTCCTCTTATCAGAGGCTCTGTCTGCAGCCTCAGCGACAAGCACAACTTACTATGACACACTCAATGTCGAGCCAACAGCAACTGACGGACAGATAAAAAAGGCTTTCCGAAAACTGGCCATCAAGTACCACCCCGATAAGAACAAGAGCGTCGATGCAGAGAAGACTTTCAGGGAGATTACTGAAG CATACACGGTGCTCTccaaaaaggagaagaggaagctCTATGACAGCCTGGGCCATGAcactttcttaaaaaatgagGCCTCTGATGACACCGAGGATGAACCTGAGCCAAGCTTTCACTTCAGTTTTGCTGACATGTTCCATGACTTCGATGGCAGCCCCTTTGGGGAGGATGCACACTTCCAGTGGAGCTTTCCTCAGGActgggaggatgaggaggattcATACGAACGTTACAATTTTGAAGGACCTGGCCATCACTTTCATTTTGGggatatgaatgaaaatgaggaaGGATACCACAACTAA
- the si:dkey-28n18.9 gene encoding sorting nexin-32 — protein sequence MMEEVKEVTPTLSVHGDNIKVTEVLKDGETLTFLIVSQKLSGTGEYHVDRTYDDFEWLQQHLFSQEDVPGIQGVIFPPLPAKAQVNASVKVMKQLGFLGLGEWQPYRTALQSFLRQVVAHSILSKNKAVEIFLTSSDPPGRQRARKNIFNRLTQAVEEMRKEGHKDVDDFFQNERDHNLVLTGCTKNAAERFLDLVQTEQKIAVACGHFSAALHLCMEPGEDPDKQAFSKMCVKLSDVFESMKKNMTSVAENNMSTLGLSLDLESRYQEAEKEMLFRRICKLVELETSRRNAEKAKPVKKAALEEVRKAVETEFEHICGVAKQEIAHFQGARVEMLQQALVQWCEQQLHTARESAEQFNQHLQAFRAMAY from the exons ATGATG GAAGAGGTGAAAGAAGTGACACCTACTTTGAGTGTCCATGGTGATAACATTAAAGTTACAGAGGTGCTGAAAGATGGGGAAACACTTACCTTTCTAATTGTATCTCAAAAG CTGTCTGGGACAGGGGAGTACCATGTGGACCGGACCTATGATGATTTTGAATGGCTACAGCAGCACCTGTTCTCCCAGGAGGACGTGCCGGGGATACAGGGAGTCATA tttcctcctctccctgcaAAGGCTCAGGTGAATGCATCTGTAAAGGTTATGAAACAGCTTG GCTTCCTTGGTTTGGGAGAGTGGCAGCCATACCGTACAGCACTACAAAGTTTCCTGCGACAGGTTGTTGCACACAGCATACTCAGCAAAAATAAAGCTGTGGAGATCTTCCTTACCAGCTCAGAC cctccaggcagacagagagcaaggaaaaacattttcaaccGGCTGACTCAAGCTGTGGAAGAGATGAGAAAAGAAGGCCATAAG GATGTGGATGACTTCTTTCAAAATGAACGTGATCATAACCTTGTACTAACTGGCTGTACCAAGAATGCAGCAGAG AGATTCCTGGATTTGGTACAAACTGAGCAAA aaATAGCAGTGGCCTGTGGGCACTTctcagctgctctgcatctctgtaTGGAACCAGGGGAGGATCCTGACAAACAGGCTTTCTCTAA GATGTGTGTGAAATTATCAGATGTCTTTGAATCTATGAAG AAAAACATGACAAGTGTTGCTGAGAACAATATGAGCACTCTTGGGCTCAGTCTGGACCTGGAATCACGCTACCAGGAGGCAgagaag GAAATGCTTTTCAGAAGAATCTGTAAACTGGTGGAGTTGGAGACATCCAGAAGGAATGCAGAGAAGGCCAAACCTGTTAAGAAAGCTGCT TTGGAGGAGGTGAGGAAAGCAGTGGAGACAGAGTTTGAGCACATCTGTGGAGTGGCTAAACAGGAG ATTGCACACTTCCAGGGTGCACGTGTGGAGATGTTGCAGCAGGCTCTGGTTCAGTGGTGTGAACAGCAGCTTCATACAGCCAGGGAGAGTGCTGAACAGTTCAACCAGCACCTACAAGCCTTCAGAGCAATGGCCTATTGA